The following proteins are encoded in a genomic region of Synechococcus sp. CBW1002:
- a CDS encoding endonuclease MutS2 — protein MQSPSAPQSAVQHDTLELLEWPRLAGHVASFASTAAGRSHCLDLPLAPSCAASQSLLAETTELLGLDGLVEGGLSFQGVGDIAATVLLCAKEGTADGESLLLVASTLAAARRLRRQIEDPELRPTSSALVAGLRTLPELEQRLHFCLEEGGRVADRASPPLTGLRRQLQGVRGERRERLQDLLRRHAALLQDTVISERNGRPVLAVKAGAASQLPGLVHDSSASGQTVFLEPQAVVALGNRIRELEGQERDLEREVLRQLSAAVAEEAAALQHLQAVLVQLDAALARARYGAWLGAVRPQLLEDPEAAFELRELRHPLLLWQERREAGAPVVPVSLTVGNDLRVVAITGPNTGGKTVTLKSVGLAALMARAGLFLPCSGTPRFPWCAQVLADIGDEQSLQQSLSTFSGHIRRIARILAALGPEDAGASLVLLDEVGAGTDPQEGSALAAALLKHLADRARLTIATTHFGELKALKYGDPRFENASVAFDVETLSPTYRLQWGIPGRSNALAIATRLGLEPAVVQAAAAQLEPAGEGEVNRVIEGLEDERQRQQLAAEEAAALLARTELLHEELLLRWQQQKEQTAELQERRRLELEHSIRDGQKEVRRIIRRLRQGAARDGGGSAASLGETARQAGQRLKTLERQHRPQPERRDHRGWQPMVGDRVRLLALGKAAEVLAISGDGRELNVRCGVLRLTVDLTAIEGLHGEKPTLPEPAAAVVQIRSRRSPASRGPDVRTEGNTVDVRGMRVHEAEAAVEEHLRGANGPVWVIHGIGTGRLKRGLREWLAGVPYVERVGDAEQGDGGQGCTVIWPR, from the coding sequence GGCTCAGTTTTCAGGGGGTTGGTGACATCGCCGCCACCGTGCTGCTCTGCGCCAAGGAGGGCACCGCCGATGGCGAATCCCTGCTGCTGGTGGCCTCCACCCTGGCGGCGGCCAGGCGCCTGCGGCGGCAGATCGAGGATCCGGAGCTGCGGCCCACCAGCTCGGCTCTGGTGGCGGGGCTGCGCACCCTGCCCGAGCTGGAGCAGCGCCTGCATTTCTGCCTGGAGGAGGGTGGCCGGGTGGCGGATCGGGCCAGTCCCCCCCTGACCGGTCTGCGACGCCAGCTGCAGGGAGTGCGTGGCGAGCGGCGCGAGCGACTTCAGGATCTGCTGCGGCGCCATGCCGCTCTCCTGCAGGACACGGTGATCAGCGAGCGCAACGGTCGGCCCGTGCTGGCCGTGAAGGCCGGTGCGGCCAGCCAGTTGCCCGGCCTGGTGCATGACAGCTCCGCCTCGGGTCAGACGGTGTTCCTGGAACCCCAGGCCGTGGTGGCCCTCGGCAACCGCATCCGCGAGCTGGAGGGTCAGGAACGGGACCTGGAGCGGGAGGTGTTGCGGCAGCTCAGCGCAGCGGTGGCCGAGGAAGCTGCGGCGTTGCAGCACCTCCAGGCGGTGCTCGTCCAGCTGGATGCCGCCCTGGCCCGCGCCCGATATGGCGCCTGGCTCGGGGCGGTGCGGCCCCAGCTGCTCGAGGATCCAGAAGCGGCCTTCGAGCTGCGTGAGCTGCGCCACCCCCTGCTGCTCTGGCAGGAGCGGCGCGAGGCTGGCGCGCCGGTGGTGCCGGTGAGCCTCACCGTGGGCAACGACCTGCGCGTCGTGGCGATCACCGGCCCCAACACCGGCGGCAAAACGGTGACGCTCAAAAGCGTGGGGCTGGCGGCCCTGATGGCGCGAGCCGGTCTGTTTCTGCCCTGCTCCGGCACTCCCCGGTTTCCCTGGTGCGCCCAGGTGCTGGCCGACATCGGCGATGAGCAGTCGCTGCAGCAGAGCCTCTCCACCTTCAGTGGCCACATCCGCCGTATCGCCCGCATCCTCGCGGCCCTCGGCCCCGAGGATGCGGGCGCTTCGCTGGTGTTGCTCGATGAGGTGGGGGCCGGCACCGATCCGCAGGAGGGGTCGGCCCTGGCGGCGGCGCTGCTCAAGCATCTGGCGGATCGGGCCCGGCTCACGATCGCCACCACCCACTTCGGTGAGCTCAAGGCCCTCAAATACGGCGATCCGCGCTTCGAGAACGCCTCGGTGGCCTTCGACGTGGAGACCCTCTCGCCCACCTACCGGCTGCAATGGGGCATCCCGGGGCGCAGCAATGCCCTGGCGATCGCCACCCGTCTGGGTCTGGAGCCTGCGGTGGTGCAGGCGGCGGCGGCCCAGCTCGAGCCGGCCGGTGAAGGCGAGGTGAACCGGGTGATCGAAGGTCTCGAGGATGAGCGCCAGCGTCAGCAGCTGGCGGCGGAAGAGGCGGCGGCCCTGCTGGCCCGCACCGAGCTGCTGCATGAGGAGCTGCTGCTGCGCTGGCAGCAGCAGAAGGAGCAGACCGCCGAGCTGCAGGAGCGGCGGCGGCTGGAGCTGGAGCACTCGATTCGCGACGGCCAGAAGGAGGTGCGCCGCATCATTCGCCGGCTGCGGCAGGGGGCGGCCCGCGATGGCGGTGGTTCTGCGGCCAGCCTGGGGGAAACGGCCCGCCAGGCGGGGCAGCGGCTCAAGACCCTGGAGCGGCAGCACCGGCCCCAGCCCGAGCGGCGTGACCATCGCGGCTGGCAGCCCATGGTGGGCGATCGGGTGCGGCTCCTGGCCCTGGGCAAGGCCGCCGAAGTGCTGGCCATCTCAGGCGATGGCCGCGAACTCAACGTGCGCTGCGGTGTGCTGCGGCTCACCGTCGATCTGACGGCGATCGAGGGGTTGCATGGCGAGAAACCCACCCTGCCGGAGCCTGCCGCTGCCGTGGTGCAGATCCGCAGCCGCCGCTCGCCCGCCAGCCGCGGGCCGGATGTGCGCACCGAGGGCAACACCGTGGACGTGCGGGGGATGCGCGTCCATGAAGCCGAGGCGGCGGTGGAGGAACACCTGCGCGGTGCCAATGGCCCGGTGTGGGTGATCCACGGCATCGGAACAGGCCGGCTCAAACGAGGGCTGCGCGAGTGGCTGGCCGGTGTGCCCTACGTGGAGCGGGTGGGCGACGCGGAGCAGGGTGACGGCGGCCAGGGCTGCACGGTGATCTGGCCCCGGTGA
- a CDS encoding ABC transporter ATP-binding protein yields the protein MAEVRFQQVSKTYPPRRGSEPVSVLRQLDLAIADGEFLVLVGPSGCGKSTLLRLLAGLETPSGGEIYVGGNPVSRLRPGQRDVAMVFQSYALYPHLSVADNIGFGLRRSRPRSAPQQLQDALHRASRQLPPLLRVPSEREERIERRIAEVAETLELEPLLQRRPKELSGGQKQRVALGRAIARSPAVFLMDEPLSNLDAKLRTGTRAQIVELQRRLGTTTLYVTHDQVEAMTMGHRIAVLNAGRLQQLGTPMELYQWPSNLFVAQFIGSPPMNLLPVIALGGDQVQLGSRRFLVEGPVTQALAAHAESASASSLTAGLRPEHLRLAPATNRNLPAEVTHLEALGNEQLISCRLQETSHLVLLRADPSQHLAPGQTIHLEVEPTGWRFFDASGEALPMPLPVPMDHEPKLPDVGRI from the coding sequence TTGGCCGAGGTTCGATTCCAGCAGGTCAGCAAGACCTATCCGCCGCGGCGCGGAAGTGAGCCCGTCTCTGTGCTGCGCCAGCTGGACCTGGCCATCGCCGACGGTGAATTCCTGGTGCTGGTGGGCCCCTCCGGCTGCGGCAAAAGCACCCTGTTGCGGCTGCTGGCGGGCCTGGAGACCCCCAGCGGTGGCGAGATCTATGTGGGCGGCAATCCGGTGAGCCGGCTGCGGCCCGGCCAGCGTGACGTGGCCATGGTGTTCCAGAGCTACGCCCTCTATCCCCACCTGAGCGTGGCGGACAACATCGGCTTCGGTCTGCGGCGCAGCCGCCCCCGCAGCGCGCCCCAGCAACTGCAGGACGCCCTGCACCGGGCCAGTCGCCAGCTGCCGCCCCTGCTGCGGGTGCCCTCCGAGCGCGAGGAGCGGATCGAACGGCGCATCGCCGAGGTGGCCGAGACCCTGGAGCTGGAGCCGCTGCTGCAGCGTCGTCCCAAGGAGCTATCGGGCGGCCAGAAGCAGCGGGTGGCCCTGGGGCGGGCGATTGCACGCTCGCCGGCGGTGTTCCTGATGGATGAACCGCTCAGCAATCTCGACGCCAAACTGCGCACCGGCACCCGCGCCCAGATCGTCGAGCTGCAGCGACGCCTTGGCACCACCACCCTCTATGTGACCCACGATCAGGTGGAGGCGATGACCATGGGCCACCGCATCGCCGTGCTCAACGCCGGCCGGCTGCAACAGCTGGGCACGCCGATGGAGCTCTACCAGTGGCCCTCCAATCTGTTTGTGGCCCAGTTCATCGGCAGCCCGCCGATGAATCTGCTGCCGGTGATCGCCCTGGGCGGGGATCAGGTGCAACTGGGCTCACGCCGCTTTCTGGTGGAGGGGCCGGTCACCCAGGCCCTGGCCGCCCATGCCGAGAGCGCCTCAGCCAGCAGCCTGACCGCTGGACTGAGGCCGGAACATCTACGGCTGGCCCCCGCCACCAACCGCAACCTGCCGGCCGAGGTGACCCATCTCGAGGCGCTCGGCAACGAGCAACTGATCAGTTGCCGGTTGCAGGAGACCAGCCATCTGGTGCTGTTGCGGGCCGATCCCTCACAGCACCTGGCTCCGGGCCAGACCATCCACCTGGAGGTGGAGCCGACCGGCTGGCGGTTCTTCGATGCCTCCGGCGAGGCCCTGCCCATGCCCCTGCCGGTCCCCATGGACCACGAGCCGAAGCTTCCAGACGTCGGACGGATCTGA